The Streptomyces sp. NBC_01689 genome includes a window with the following:
- a CDS encoding acyl carrier protein, with product MTTDLEGPGTDPRSAPAPAPDAATVLADLSAILRVVLEEYGLDDFEITMETSFHDDLELESIDLVTLSAQLREFYGERVNFAAFIADRGLEEIIGLTVGDLVGHVVDTLAVAEVR from the coding sequence ATGACCACTGACCTCGAAGGCCCCGGAACGGACCCCCGGTCGGCACCGGCACCGGCCCCGGACGCGGCGACCGTCCTCGCGGACCTCTCGGCCATCCTGCGCGTCGTACTGGAGGAGTACGGGCTCGACGACTTCGAGATCACCATGGAGACGTCCTTCCACGACGACCTGGAGCTGGAGAGCATCGACCTGGTCACGCTCTCCGCCCAGCTGCGCGAGTTCTACGGCGAGCGCGTCAACTTCGCCGCGTTCATCGCCGACCGCGGGCTGGAGGAGATCATCGGTCTGACCGTCGGTGATCTCGTCGGCCATGTGGTGGACACGCTCGCCGTCGCGGAGGTGCGCTGA
- a CDS encoding alpha/beta fold hydrolase has protein sequence MTTLRVNGIDVHVQRLGHDPRVPRPVVVLIHGLLIDSLASYYFSLAPRLAEEGMDVVMYDLRGHGRTTRPATGYRMEDFVRDLDELLDALGVDVPVRLVGNSFGGAVAYAMAAAHPGRVAGVVAIEAEPPARAWADNMYEGLVGEQGGQVVREVTEWLRENPGERNARPFRAAGRVLDETALAREIPLSALLDEDLSAIRCPVLAVFGGASRLSAQTGTLEAALADCRTVVLPDRGHSVLVEATEETYVLVRDWLLDQQAHTLREAR, from the coding sequence GTGACGACGCTCCGGGTGAACGGCATCGACGTCCACGTCCAGCGGCTGGGTCACGACCCCCGCGTCCCGCGTCCGGTCGTGGTGCTCATCCACGGCCTGCTCATCGACAGCCTCGCCAGCTACTACTTCAGCCTCGCGCCGCGGCTGGCCGAGGAGGGCATGGACGTCGTCATGTACGACCTGCGCGGCCACGGCAGGACCACCCGTCCGGCGACCGGCTACCGGATGGAGGACTTCGTGCGCGACCTCGACGAACTGCTCGACGCACTGGGGGTCGACGTCCCGGTGCGGCTGGTCGGCAACTCCTTCGGCGGTGCCGTCGCGTACGCCATGGCCGCCGCGCATCCCGGACGGGTCGCCGGGGTCGTCGCGATCGAGGCCGAACCGCCGGCCCGGGCCTGGGCGGACAACATGTACGAGGGCCTCGTCGGGGAGCAGGGCGGCCAGGTCGTCCGCGAGGTCACCGAGTGGCTGCGGGAGAACCCGGGCGAGCGCAACGCCCGGCCGTTCCGGGCGGCGGGCAGGGTGCTCGACGAGACCGCGCTGGCCCGGGAGATCCCGCTCAGCGCCCTCCTCGACGAGGACCTGTCCGCGATCCGCTGCCCGGTCCTCGCCGTCTTCGGCGGCGCGTCCCGGCTCAGCGCGCAGACCGGGACGCTGGAGGCCGCGCTCGCCGACTGCCGCACGGTCGTGCTGCCCGACCGCGGCCACTCGGTGCTGGTGGAGGCCACCGAGGAGACGTACGTCCTCGTCCGCGACTGGCTGCTGGACCAGCAGGCGCACACCCTGCGGGAGGCCCGGTAG
- a CDS encoding glycosyltransferase, with protein MGRFLFVVPPLVGHVNPAVGTAAALTARGHEVAWAGHPDLVRKLAGADAVVHPCALPGDVPPRPAGLKGPAAFRFLWESFLVPLADAMAPGVRAAIGGFDPDVVVCDQQAVAGALVAESLGRTWVTSATTSAELVDPLAAMPKVAAWLDGLLADLRDRVGGVEGRADPRFSPYGVLAYTTRALLGPVGLPDGVRLVGPSVTARPAGDDDFPWEWLDASALPTVLVSLGTANNEAGARFLNAAARALAALGDRVRTVLVDPAGVVDPGAFVGSGERQGPGGHGGPSGLVGPGGLVGPRRPAGAGGGLPGHLLVRPHVPQLALLERIDAVVCHAGHNTVCEALWHGVPLVVAPIRDDQPIVAGQVVAAGAGVRLRFGRADAARIGAAVEAVLDPAGGHRKAAEAVGESFRAAGGGESAADHLVSLAHSRG; from the coding sequence ATGGGCAGGTTCCTGTTCGTGGTGCCGCCGCTGGTCGGGCACGTGAACCCCGCCGTCGGCACCGCGGCGGCGCTCACGGCCCGCGGCCACGAGGTCGCCTGGGCCGGCCACCCGGATCTGGTCCGGAAGCTCGCGGGCGCCGACGCCGTCGTCCACCCGTGCGCGCTCCCCGGCGACGTGCCGCCCCGGCCCGCCGGTCTGAAGGGCCCCGCGGCCTTCCGTTTTCTCTGGGAGAGCTTCCTCGTCCCGCTGGCCGACGCCATGGCCCCCGGGGTGCGCGCGGCGATCGGCGGCTTCGACCCGGACGTCGTCGTCTGCGACCAGCAGGCGGTGGCGGGTGCGCTGGTCGCCGAGTCGCTCGGGCGGACCTGGGTGACGTCGGCGACCACCTCCGCCGAACTGGTCGATCCGCTGGCCGCCATGCCCAAGGTGGCCGCCTGGCTGGACGGGCTGCTCGCGGACCTGCGGGACCGGGTCGGGGGCGTCGAGGGCAGGGCCGACCCCCGGTTCTCGCCGTACGGCGTGCTCGCGTACACCACGCGCGCGCTGCTCGGTCCGGTCGGACTCCCGGACGGGGTCCGGCTGGTGGGTCCCTCCGTCACCGCCCGGCCGGCGGGCGACGACGACTTCCCCTGGGAGTGGCTGGACGCCTCGGCGCTGCCCACCGTCCTGGTCAGTCTCGGCACCGCCAACAACGAGGCCGGGGCCCGTTTCCTGAACGCGGCCGCGCGGGCGCTGGCTGCCCTGGGCGACCGGGTACGGACCGTCCTCGTCGACCCCGCCGGAGTCGTCGATCCCGGCGCGTTCGTGGGTTCCGGGGAACGCCAGGGTCCCGGGGGACACGGCGGGCCAAGCGGACTCGTCGGTCCCGGCGGACTCGTCGGTCCTCGCAGACCGGCCGGGGCCGGGGGCGGGCTTCCCGGGCATCTCCTCGTACGCCCGCACGTGCCCCAGCTCGCCCTGCTGGAGAGGATCGACGCGGTCGTCTGCCATGCCGGTCACAACACCGTGTGCGAGGCGCTGTGGCACGGTGTCCCGCTGGTCGTGGCACCGATCCGGGACGACCAGCCGATCGTCGCCGGCCAGGTCGTGGCGGCGGGTGCCGGGGTACGGCTGCGGTTCGGCAGGGCCGACGCCGCGAGGATCGGCGCCGCCGTGGAGGCGGTGCTCGACCCGGCGGGAGGTCACCGCAAAGCGGCCGAGGCCGTCGGGGAGTCCTTCCGGGCGGCGGGCGGCGGCGAGTCCGCCGCGGACCATCTCGTGTCCCTGGCGCACTCCCGCGGCTGA
- a CDS encoding polysaccharide deacetylase family protein, with protein sequence MKRPRPGFRPAAALVAAAALALPLTGCTTVHTTAPAAARAQTASGTAAAAARFGTVDCREAKCIALTFDAGPSEHSAKLLDILKEKKVPATFFLLGRRHIEKYPELVRRMAAEGHEVASHTWDHKILTRIEPDEIRAELRRPNDAIEKLTGHRPTLMRPPQGRTDDTVQKICKEMGLSEVLWSVTAKDYKTYDPEVIKERVLKQSGRDGIILLHDLYPGTVPAVPGIIDALKERGYVFVTVPQLLAPGKPKPGTVYRP encoded by the coding sequence ATGAAAAGACCGCGCCCCGGGTTCCGTCCGGCGGCCGCCCTCGTGGCGGCCGCCGCGCTCGCACTGCCGCTGACCGGGTGCACCACCGTCCACACCACCGCCCCGGCGGCCGCCCGCGCACAGACCGCGTCCGGCACCGCGGCGGCCGCCGCACGGTTCGGGACCGTGGACTGCCGCGAGGCCAAGTGCATCGCGCTGACCTTCGACGCCGGACCGAGCGAGCACTCGGCGAAGCTGCTGGACATCCTGAAGGAGAAGAAGGTCCCGGCCACCTTCTTCCTGCTCGGCAGACGGCACATCGAGAAGTACCCGGAGCTGGTCCGACGGATGGCCGCCGAGGGCCACGAGGTCGCCAGCCACACCTGGGACCACAAGATCCTGACGCGGATCGAGCCCGACGAGATACGCGCGGAGCTGCGCCGCCCGAACGACGCGATAGAGAAGCTCACCGGACACCGGCCCACCCTCATGCGGCCGCCGCAGGGGCGGACCGACGACACCGTGCAGAAGATCTGCAAGGAGATGGGTCTCTCGGAGGTGCTGTGGAGCGTCACCGCCAAGGACTACAAGACGTACGACCCCGAGGTGATCAAGGAGCGCGTCCTGAAGCAGTCCGGCCGGGACGGGATCATCCTGCTGCACGACCTCTACCCGGGTACCGTGCCCGCGGTCCCCGGGATCATCGACGCGCTCAAGGAGCGCGGCTACGTGTTCGTGACCGTGCCCCAGCTGCTGGCGCCCGGGAAGCCGAAGCCGGGGACGGTCTACCGCCCCTGA